A window of Corallococcus macrosporus DSM 14697 contains these coding sequences:
- a CDS encoding M16 family metallopeptidase has translation MRRLLPLLLLLLGPALPAAAATPTPASDAFPYTLHTDTLPNGLTVVRVPYPSSGIIAYVTVVRVGSRNEVEPGRTGFAHFFEHMMFKGTKTHPEGERERILGNFGYDDNAFTTDDITLYYSYGPTAGLPQLIEIEADRFRNLEYSEPSFQTEALAVLGEYHKNAAAPFLKMEEELNAAAFTRHTYQHTTMGFYKDIQAMPQAYDYSRTFFERWYTPDNTLLFIIGDFDDARVMELVRQHYGPWDRKAAQVNVPAEPPQKGARTAHIDWPQPTQPRQVIAWRTPSAGTSLADAAIQTLLVDYLAGPTSPAYKTLVLDKQLVESIGSDYSEHRDPHLFTLTATLKDERHRDAVRKTLLQEVSRLAAGRVDAARLKAIQDHARYGALMALETPRDVGIQLGWYAGVTGSPDGFQRHLQSLPKVTPAQLSNFTKRYLTANKLILLSLTPKTDAQGGTK, from the coding sequence ATGAGACGACTGCTCCCCCTCCTGCTGCTCCTGCTGGGCCCCGCCCTGCCGGCCGCCGCCGCCACGCCCACCCCAGCGTCGGACGCCTTCCCGTACACCCTCCACACGGACACGCTGCCCAACGGCCTCACCGTGGTCCGCGTGCCCTACCCGTCCAGCGGCATCATCGCCTACGTCACCGTGGTCCGCGTGGGCTCGCGCAACGAGGTGGAGCCCGGCCGCACCGGCTTCGCCCACTTCTTCGAGCACATGATGTTCAAGGGCACGAAGACGCACCCGGAGGGCGAGCGCGAGCGCATCCTCGGGAACTTCGGCTACGACGACAACGCTTTCACCACCGACGACATCACGCTCTACTACTCCTACGGCCCCACCGCCGGACTGCCCCAGCTCATCGAAATCGAGGCGGACCGCTTCCGGAACCTGGAGTACAGCGAGCCGTCCTTCCAGACGGAGGCGCTCGCCGTGCTCGGCGAGTACCACAAGAACGCCGCCGCCCCCTTCCTCAAGATGGAGGAGGAGCTCAACGCCGCGGCCTTCACCCGCCACACGTACCAACACACCACCATGGGCTTCTACAAGGACATCCAGGCGATGCCCCAGGCCTATGACTACAGCCGCACCTTCTTCGAGCGCTGGTACACGCCCGACAACACCCTGCTCTTCATCATCGGCGACTTCGACGACGCCAGGGTCATGGAGCTGGTCCGCCAGCACTACGGCCCGTGGGATCGCAAGGCCGCCCAGGTCAATGTCCCCGCCGAGCCGCCCCAGAAGGGCGCGCGCACCGCCCACATCGACTGGCCCCAGCCCACGCAGCCCCGGCAGGTGATTGCGTGGCGCACCCCCAGCGCTGGCACCAGCCTGGCCGACGCCGCCATCCAGACGCTCCTCGTGGACTACCTCGCCGGCCCCACCAGCCCCGCCTACAAGACGCTGGTGCTGGACAAGCAGCTCGTGGAGTCCATCGGCAGCGACTACTCCGAGCACCGCGACCCGCACCTCTTCACCCTCACCGCCACCCTCAAGGACGAGCGCCACCGCGACGCCGTCCGAAAGACGCTGCTCCAGGAAGTCAGCCGGCTCGCCGCGGGCCGCGTGGACGCCGCGCGCCTCAAGGCCATCCAGGACCACGCCCGCTACGGCGCGCTCATGGCCCTGGAGACGCCTCGCGACGTGGGCATCCAGCTCGGCTGGTACGCCGGCGTCACGGGCTCGCCCGATGGATTCCAGCGCCACCTGCAGAGCCTGCCCAAGGTGACGCCCGCGCAGCTCTCCAACTTCACCAAGCGCTACCTCACCGCCAACAAGCTCATCCTGCTCAGCCTCACCCCCAAGACGGACGCCCAGGGAGGGACGAAGTGA
- a CDS encoding tyrosine-type recombinase/integrase: protein MESAARRGPSTGTTYSSHLAMRGAALQVIQELMGHATIEMTMRHAHLSPEARESAVRELDRPSPQPRAALG, encoded by the coding sequence ATGGAGTCAGCCGCCCGGAGGGGTCCATCGACTGGCACGACCTACAGCAGCCACCTCGCGATGCGGGGCGCTGCTCTCCAGGTCATTCAGGAGTTGATGGGTCACGCAACCATCGAGATGACCATGAGGCATGCGCATCTGTCGCCCGAGGCGCGGGAGAGCGCGGTGCGGGAACTGGATCGGCCCAGCCCCCAGCCGCGCGCCGCTCTGGGCTAG
- a CDS encoding N5-glutamine methyltransferase family protein: MSRAPRTDASPEGAPPSVSSSEPPPDASFTWHSESAVPSPARLSPVNDRLSADTALKRVRRGEFLLYSGDFHNAKQLLGAMSRRLPQPAKARSPLEAFRAERRARQLEHETLSRIVVSLDRDYRLGLARAPDTSLACLQVWGAPATDTTVVPLKQLLGMLGAAEWRRKGLAVPGLTGLLHPHYGVYLPTRTDYVELLLSLDEVKGKRVFDVGTGTGVLSFILLQRGAASVQATDCDSRAVACSRENAERLGLGERFQVTEADLFPKGTADLVVCNPPWIPEPPKNRVDRAVFDEGSQFLRRFLEGLSASLAPGGAGLLLLSDLAVLLGLRPAGWLEAEFERCGLAVQWARSTPARHSKAKDTSDPLHMARSRERTTLYCLRPVTR, encoded by the coding sequence ATGTCCCGCGCTCCACGTACCGACGCTTCACCAGAGGGGGCGCCCCCCTCCGTCTCTTCGTCCGAGCCGCCGCCGGACGCCTCCTTCACCTGGCACTCCGAGAGCGCGGTCCCCTCGCCTGCTCGGCTATCGCCCGTGAATGACCGCCTCAGCGCGGATACGGCGCTCAAGCGGGTGCGCCGAGGTGAGTTCCTGCTGTACTCCGGTGACTTCCACAACGCGAAGCAGCTCCTCGGCGCGATGAGCCGGCGGCTCCCGCAGCCCGCGAAGGCGCGCTCGCCCCTGGAGGCCTTCCGCGCCGAGCGCCGGGCACGGCAGCTCGAACATGAGACGTTGTCGCGCATCGTGGTGTCCCTGGACCGCGACTACCGGCTCGGGCTCGCCCGGGCGCCGGACACTTCACTGGCATGCTTGCAGGTATGGGGAGCGCCAGCGACGGACACCACCGTGGTCCCGCTCAAGCAACTCCTCGGCATGCTGGGGGCGGCGGAGTGGCGTCGCAAGGGGCTCGCCGTCCCGGGTCTCACGGGGCTGCTTCACCCGCACTACGGCGTCTACCTCCCGACTCGCACGGACTATGTGGAGCTGCTGCTCTCCCTCGACGAGGTGAAGGGCAAGCGGGTGTTCGACGTGGGGACGGGAACCGGCGTGCTCTCGTTCATCCTCCTCCAGCGGGGCGCGGCGTCCGTGCAGGCGACCGACTGTGACTCCCGCGCCGTGGCCTGCTCCCGGGAGAATGCGGAGCGGCTTGGACTCGGCGAGCGGTTCCAGGTGACGGAGGCCGACTTGTTCCCGAAGGGCACGGCGGACCTCGTGGTGTGCAACCCACCCTGGATTCCAGAGCCGCCCAAGAACCGGGTGGACCGCGCGGTGTTCGACGAGGGCAGCCAGTTCCTGCGGCGCTTCCTCGAAGGACTCTCCGCCTCGCTTGCGCCCGGCGGCGCGGGCCTGCTGCTCCTGTCGGACCTCGCGGTACTGCTCGGCCTGCGCCCCGCCGGATGGCTCGAAGCGGAGTTCGAACGGTGTGGCCTGGCGGTGCAGTGGGCCCGGTCGACCCCGGCGCGGCATTCGAAAGCAAAGGACACGTCAGACCCGCTGCACATGGCGCGCTCGCGCGAGCGCACCACGCTCTACTGCCTGCGTCCGGTGACCCGATAG
- a CDS encoding GlxA family transcriptional regulator gives MHGLDDAGVPSSATSGEPDNERSILATVITHVVLDGVAEGPLGVGLDVVDTAARLVAAGLASVPRGAQVLRQRVVSLDGQPVRSGTGRSIAVDGALSLRGVKSGDVLLVPGLSATSERAIEQLLSRADAARGMTLLARAAEKGAMVAASCSATFVLAASGLLAGRSATTTWWLVPSFVRRFPEVALHPDRMVVECDGVLTAGSAFAHADLMLAIVARVASPSLSHLVARYLVLDERVSQARYMVMEHLRVSDPALRAVERFVAANLGRQVTLDELARAAATSPRTLARRVQAGLGMTPLEFVQRVRVAHASHLLETTRASVEEVAARVGYADPAAFRRVFRRYAGETPRGRNRGARSRRTPMRARVSPAP, from the coding sequence GTGCATGGCCTGGACGATGCGGGAGTTCCGTCCTCCGCGACCAGTGGCGAGCCTGACAATGAACGGTCTATTCTTGCCACGGTGATTACACATGTCGTGCTGGATGGCGTGGCAGAAGGCCCGCTGGGCGTGGGGCTTGACGTGGTCGACACGGCGGCTCGACTTGTCGCGGCAGGGCTCGCCTCGGTTCCCCGGGGCGCCCAGGTCTTGCGTCAGCGGGTGGTGTCGCTCGACGGTCAGCCGGTCCGCTCGGGCACGGGACGCTCCATCGCCGTGGACGGTGCGCTGAGCCTCCGAGGCGTGAAGTCGGGAGATGTGTTGCTGGTCCCTGGGCTCTCCGCGACGAGTGAGCGCGCCATCGAGCAGCTGCTCTCGCGGGCCGATGCGGCGCGTGGCATGACGTTGCTCGCGCGCGCGGCGGAGAAAGGCGCCATGGTCGCGGCCTCGTGCTCCGCGACCTTCGTTCTGGCGGCTTCTGGGCTCCTCGCGGGGCGGAGCGCGACGACGACGTGGTGGCTCGTTCCCTCCTTCGTGCGCCGCTTCCCCGAGGTCGCCCTCCACCCGGACCGGATGGTGGTCGAGTGCGACGGCGTCCTCACGGCGGGCTCGGCCTTCGCGCACGCGGACCTGATGTTGGCCATCGTCGCGAGGGTCGCGAGCCCATCGCTCTCACACCTGGTGGCCCGCTACCTCGTGCTCGACGAGCGTGTCTCGCAGGCCAGGTACATGGTGATGGAGCATCTGCGCGTCTCGGACCCGGCCCTTCGTGCCGTGGAACGATTCGTTGCCGCGAACCTGGGCCGGCAAGTGACGCTCGATGAACTCGCCCGCGCCGCGGCAACCTCTCCGCGGACACTCGCGCGGCGCGTGCAGGCCGGGCTTGGCATGACGCCGCTCGAGTTCGTGCAGCGGGTGCGCGTGGCTCACGCCTCCCACCTGCTGGAGACGACTCGGGCGTCGGTCGAAGAAGTCGCTGCCCGGGTGGGGTATGCCGACCCCGCGGCATTCCGCCGCGTGTTCCGGCGCTACGCTGGAGAGACGCCACGAGGGAGGAACCGCGGCGCCCGCTCCCGACGTACACCGATGAGAGCGCGCGTTTCACCGGCGCCATGA
- a CDS encoding dienelactone hydrolase family protein produces the protein MHPSTPDSTADDSLEDFARRPLTLNAAMRTVYVTGRGPAVIVMAEMPGISPHVARFARWVRDAGFTVYMPSLFGRDGAYPRAEEGRAILQRACVSAEFRAFAANASSPVTQWLRALARLAHEECGGPGVGAIGMCFTGNFALSMMLERAMLAPVVCQPSLPLGDDGGIQMAPGELAAVKERLEREDLTVLAYRFEGDRFCTAQRFQAYTAALGARFVPRVLPASAANPAPPPFFAEVVGCAHSVVTAHLIDAEGESTRAARDEILAFFAQRLGRTGAQGPA, from the coding sequence ATGCACCCCTCCACGCCTGACTCCACCGCCGACGATTCGCTCGAGGACTTCGCCCGGCGACCCCTCACCCTCAACGCCGCCATGCGAACCGTCTACGTCACCGGCCGCGGCCCCGCCGTCATCGTCATGGCCGAGATGCCGGGCATCAGTCCGCACGTCGCCCGCTTCGCGCGTTGGGTGCGCGACGCGGGCTTCACTGTCTACATGCCTTCGCTCTTCGGCAGGGACGGTGCCTACCCTCGCGCGGAGGAGGGGCGCGCCATCCTGCAGCGCGCCTGCGTAAGCGCGGAGTTCCGGGCGTTCGCGGCGAATGCATCGAGCCCCGTGACGCAGTGGCTGCGTGCCCTGGCGCGGCTCGCACATGAGGAGTGTGGCGGTCCGGGGGTCGGCGCGATTGGGATGTGCTTCACGGGGAACTTCGCGCTCTCCATGATGCTCGAACGCGCGATGCTCGCTCCCGTCGTGTGTCAGCCGTCGTTGCCCCTGGGCGACGACGGCGGGATTCAGATGGCGCCTGGCGAGCTCGCCGCCGTGAAGGAGCGCCTCGAACGTGAGGACCTGACGGTGCTCGCCTATCGGTTCGAGGGAGACCGGTTCTGCACGGCGCAGCGGTTCCAGGCGTATACGGCCGCGCTTGGCGCCCGCTTCGTTCCCAGGGTGCTGCCTGCGTCCGCCGCGAACCCGGCGCCTCCTCCCTTCTTCGCGGAGGTCGTCGGGTGCGCCCACAGCGTCGTGACGGCCCATCTCATCGACGCGGAGGGTGAGTCGACACGCGCGGCGCGAGACGAAATCCTCGCCTTCTTCGCGCAGCGGCTGGGACGCACGGGAGCGCAAGGCCCGGCATGA
- a CDS encoding RCC1 domain-containing protein: protein MRQDGQKWLAWVALAICAAVAGCGPQDAEQGGGETATREAAPGAAVSAAPVSPGLSKSTAPGLQGANAFAAPAGPVLAAGNGNHTLAVRQDGTVWAWGNNDDGQLGDGTTTRRFSPVQVMTGATAIAAGIYHTVAASQDGTVWTWGRNSSGQLGDGTSIQRFSPVQVQGLTGVTAVAAGRNHSAALGQGGTVWTWGDNLVGQLGDGTSTQRLTPVQVQGLTGVIAISANDSETVALRQDGTVWAWGNNSSGQLGDGTTTVRFTPVQVLGLTGVTAIAAGGGFAVALRQDGTLWAWGSNSRGQLGNGTTFGSYRPEQVQGLTGVTAIAASGIHTVALRQDGTVWAWGDNEWGQLGDGTTTRRLTPVQVQGLTGVTAIAAGYLYTVASKQDGTVWAWGDNKRSQLGEGAVSQRHTPGEVQGLEGITAIAASNLLTVAVRQDGTVWAWGDNARGQLGDGTTTRRLTPVQVQGLAGVTAVAASDYHLVAVRQDGTVWAWGVGFWGQLGDGTGMDRSTPVQVQGLTGVTAIAAGSNHTVALRQDGTVWAWGFNNYGQLGDGTTAGHLTPVQVPGVTGAVAIAAGGSHTVALLQDGTVWTWGYNIWGQLGDGTTTHRHSPVQVQGLADVIAIATNNGHTVAVRQDGTVWTWGLNSSGQLGDGTTTQRLTPVQVHGLTDATAILTSSSQTVAMRQDRTLWAWGDNHWGQLGDGTTTRRLTPVQVQGLMDVTAMAAGGYHMAAAGQDGTLWTWGLNSYGQLGGGPLSYRLLPVQVQGLTSATATAIAAGDSHTVAVRQDGTVWAWGSNFSGQLGDGTTAQSLTPVQVQVQGLTGVAAIAAGFSHTLAVRQDGTVWSWGGNAYGQLGDGTTAQSLTPVQVQGLTGVTAISAGDAHTVALRRDGTVWAWGRNSWGQLGDGTTTHRATPVQVQGLTGVIAIAAGSLHTVALRQDGTVWAWGFNDLGQLGDGTTTRRLTPAQVQGLTGVTTIAAGYFHTAAVRQDGTAWTWGFNLWGQLGDGTFTDRATPVQVQGLTGVSALAAGYAHTVVVGEDGTVWAWGNNSGTQLGNGSSTDRSTPVQVEALTGAFSLAAGRFHTVAMSPDGAGWGWGRNNLGQVGDGTTADRPTPVNVMVQEGT from the coding sequence ATGAGACAGGATGGACAGAAATGGTTGGCGTGGGTGGCTCTGGCCATCTGCGCCGCGGTGGCGGGCTGCGGTCCGCAGGATGCGGAGCAGGGCGGGGGGGAGACGGCCACCCGCGAAGCGGCTCCGGGCGCAGCGGTTTCAGCGGCGCCTGTCAGTCCGGGCCTGTCCAAGAGCACCGCGCCGGGCTTGCAGGGGGCCAACGCCTTCGCGGCTCCAGCGGGGCCTGTTCTTGCCGCGGGCAATGGTAACCACACGCTGGCTGTGAGGCAGGACGGCACTGTCTGGGCTTGGGGCAACAACGACGACGGCCAGCTCGGAGATGGGACGACCACGCGCCGTTTCAGCCCGGTGCAGGTGATGACGGGGGCCACCGCCATCGCTGCGGGAATCTATCACACGGTGGCCGCGAGCCAGGACGGCACCGTCTGGACCTGGGGGCGCAACTCCTCGGGGCAGTTGGGGGACGGAACGTCCATTCAACGCTTCTCTCCGGTGCAGGTGCAGGGGCTGACGGGCGTCACCGCCGTCGCGGCGGGTCGCAATCACTCGGCCGCCTTGGGACAAGGCGGCACTGTCTGGACCTGGGGTGACAACCTGGTCGGCCAATTGGGGGATGGAACGAGCACCCAGCGCCTCACGCCGGTGCAGGTTCAGGGCTTGACGGGTGTCATCGCCATCTCCGCGAATGACTCCGAGACAGTGGCCTTGCGGCAGGACGGTACCGTCTGGGCCTGGGGCAACAACTCCAGTGGCCAGCTCGGAGATGGGACGACCACCGTGCGCTTCACGCCGGTGCAGGTGCTGGGGCTGACGGGCGTCACCGCCATCGCCGCGGGGGGCGGCTTCGCGGTGGCCTTGCGGCAAGACGGCACGCTCTGGGCCTGGGGCAGCAACTCCAGGGGCCAACTGGGGAACGGGACGACCTTTGGGAGCTACAGACCGGAGCAGGTGCAGGGGCTGACGGGCGTCACCGCCATCGCCGCGAGTGGTATCCACACAGTGGCCTTGCGGCAGGACGGCACCGTCTGGGCCTGGGGCGACAACGAGTGGGGCCAGTTGGGGGATGGGACGACGACCCGGCGCCTCACGCCGGTGCAGGTGCAAGGGCTGACGGGGGTCACCGCCATCGCCGCAGGTTACCTCTATACCGTGGCCTCGAAGCAGGACGGCACCGTCTGGGCCTGGGGTGACAACAAGCGGTCGCAGTTGGGGGAGGGGGCGGTCAGCCAGCGCCACACGCCAGGAGAGGTGCAGGGGCTGGAGGGCATCACCGCCATTGCGGCGAGCAACCTCCTGACGGTGGCCGTGCGGCAGGACGGCACCGTCTGGGCCTGGGGCGACAATGCCAGGGGGCAGTTGGGGGACGGGACGACCACCCGACGCCTCACGCCGGTGCAGGTGCAGGGGCTGGCGGGCGTCACCGCCGTTGCCGCGAGTGACTACCATCTGGTGGCCGTGCGTCAGGATGGCACCGTCTGGGCCTGGGGCGTCGGTTTCTGGGGGCAGTTGGGGGACGGGACTGGCATGGACCGCTCCACGCCGGTGCAGGTGCAGGGGCTGACGGGGGTCACCGCCATCGCCGCGGGCAGCAACCACACGGTGGCCTTGCGGCAGGACGGCACCGTCTGGGCCTGGGGCTTCAACAACTACGGCCAACTGGGGGATGGGACGACCGCGGGCCACCTCACCCCGGTGCAGGTGCCGGGAGTGACGGGCGCAGTCGCCATCGCAGCGGGTGGCAGCCACACGGTGGCCTTGCTCCAGGATGGCACCGTCTGGACCTGGGGCTACAACATCTGGGGACAGCTCGGCGACGGGACGACCACCCACCGCCACTCCCCGGTGCAGGTGCAGGGGCTGGCGGATGTCATCGCCATCGCCACGAACAACGGCCACACGGTGGCCGTGCGGCAGGACGGCACCGTCTGGACCTGGGGCCTCAACAGCTCCGGTCAGTTGGGGGATGGGACGACCACCCAGCGCCTCACGCCCGTACAGGTGCATGGGCTGACGGACGCCACCGCCATCCTGACGAGTAGTTCCCAGACAGTGGCCATGAGGCAGGACAGGACCCTCTGGGCCTGGGGCGACAACCACTGGGGCCAGTTGGGGGATGGGACGACCACCCGGCGCCTCACGCCGGTGCAGGTGCAGGGACTGATGGACGTCACCGCCATGGCTGCGGGCGGCTACCACATGGCTGCAGCGGGCCAGGATGGCACGCTCTGGACCTGGGGCCTCAACTCCTACGGTCAGTTGGGGGGCGGACCGCTCTCCTATCGCCTCCTTCCGGTGCAGGTGCAGGGGCTGACGAGCGCCACCGCCACCGCCATCGCCGCGGGGGACTCCCACACGGTGGCGGTGCGGCAGGACGGCACCGTCTGGGCCTGGGGCTCCAACTTCAGTGGCCAGTTGGGGGACGGGACGACCGCCCAAAGCCTCACGCCGGTGCAGGTGCAGGTGCAGGGGCTGACGGGCGTCGCCGCCATCGCCGCGGGCTTCTCACACACCCTGGCCGTAAGGCAGGACGGAACTGTCTGGAGCTGGGGCGGCAACGCCTACGGCCAATTGGGGGACGGGACGACCGCCCAAAGCCTCACGCCGGTGCAGGTGCAGGGGCTGACAGGCGTCACGGCCATCTCCGCCGGCGACGCCCACACGGTGGCCTTGCGGCGGGACGGCACCGTCTGGGCCTGGGGACGCAATTCCTGGGGACAGCTCGGAGACGGGACGACCACGCACCGCGCTACGCCGGTGCAGGTGCAGGGGCTGACGGGCGTCATCGCCATTGCCGCGGGCTCCCTCCACACCGTGGCCTTGCGTCAGGATGGCACCGTCTGGGCCTGGGGCTTCAACGATCTCGGCCAATTGGGAGATGGGACGACCACGCGCCGCCTCACGCCAGCGCAGGTGCAGGGATTGACGGGCGTCACCACCATCGCTGCTGGCTACTTCCACACGGCGGCGGTGCGGCAGGATGGCACGGCCTGGACCTGGGGCTTCAACCTCTGGGGGCAGCTCGGGGATGGGACCTTCACGGACCGCGCCACGCCGGTGCAGGTGCAGGGGCTGACGGGCGTCAGCGCTCTTGCCGCCGGGTATGCCCATACAGTGGTCGTGGGGGAGGACGGCACCGTCTGGGCCTGGGGCAACAACTCCGGTACCCAGTTGGGCAATGGGTCATCCACGGACCGTTCCACACCGGTGCAGGTGGAGGCGCTGACCGGCGCCTTCTCCCTTGCGGCGGGCCGTTTCCACACGGTGGCCATGAGTCCGGACGGTGCCGGCTGGGGTTGGGGGCGCAACAACCTCGGCCAGGTGGGGGACGGGACGACCGCTGACCGCCCCACGCCTGTCAATGTGATGGTTCAGGAAGGGACCTGA
- a CDS encoding methyltransferase: protein MDFQARLEALTHQLRPWSPLWSRSILQGWPESGAVYPEDWLDYCRSLDEAGERRLDQGALTGAPPPALGALLGALQELTALPWQEGLHTLSVAETQGLSAKKTHELERVLALLAPRARFIRQAVDIGGGMGHLARLCARTFGWTFHSIDRDAALQDKGRRWLTRTQPPGEDTLYFIQASVEDGVQPQLDSLFSGRDRASIGLHTCGPLALTQLRKSQGAGFVLNIGCCYDKLELPRDYPVSRFGSGHPLPFTPHALALTTRGRHHKTEVEFARMKRVYAWRFAFHLLSRRHFPERGFVRAGDAPRALYNSPFAAYARDRLERLGLNPGMTDAELNAFEVSARAETRDLLLCHLLRDRFARALEVVLLLDRAILLEEAGFQVELLQLFDPRLSPRNLALIASRSGPTDIERRAPPVGGFRDEAPHDAAFKTRHRYP from the coding sequence ATGGACTTCCAGGCGCGACTCGAAGCGCTCACACACCAGCTCCGGCCCTGGTCCCCGCTCTGGTCCCGCTCCATCCTCCAGGGCTGGCCCGAGTCCGGCGCCGTCTATCCCGAGGACTGGCTGGACTATTGCCGGTCGCTCGATGAAGCGGGCGAGCGGCGGCTGGACCAGGGGGCGCTCACAGGCGCCCCACCCCCGGCCCTGGGCGCGCTCCTGGGCGCGCTCCAGGAACTGACGGCGCTGCCCTGGCAGGAGGGCCTTCACACGCTGTCCGTCGCGGAGACTCAGGGCCTCAGCGCCAAGAAGACGCACGAGCTCGAGCGGGTGCTCGCCCTGCTCGCGCCGAGAGCGCGCTTCATCCGCCAGGCGGTCGATATTGGCGGCGGCATGGGACATCTCGCCCGCCTCTGTGCGCGGACGTTCGGGTGGACCTTCCACAGCATCGACCGAGACGCCGCCTTGCAGGACAAGGGCCGCCGTTGGCTGACGAGGACCCAGCCCCCAGGCGAGGACACGCTGTATTTCATCCAGGCCTCCGTCGAGGACGGAGTCCAACCCCAGCTCGACTCGCTCTTCTCCGGCCGGGACCGGGCCTCCATCGGTCTGCACACCTGCGGGCCGCTCGCCCTCACGCAGCTCCGCAAGAGCCAGGGGGCGGGCTTCGTCCTGAACATCGGCTGCTGCTACGACAAGCTGGAGCTCCCTCGGGATTACCCCGTCTCCCGCTTCGGGAGCGGGCATCCGCTGCCCTTCACCCCGCATGCCCTGGCGCTGACGACGCGGGGGCGGCATCACAAGACGGAGGTGGAGTTCGCGCGGATGAAGCGGGTGTATGCGTGGCGCTTCGCGTTCCATCTCCTATCGCGGCGGCACTTTCCCGAGCGCGGCTTCGTGAGAGCAGGAGACGCGCCCCGGGCGCTCTATAACAGCCCGTTCGCCGCCTACGCGCGCGACCGCCTGGAGCGCCTGGGCCTCAATCCCGGCATGACGGATGCCGAGCTGAACGCCTTCGAGGTGTCCGCTCGCGCCGAGACCCGGGACCTCCTGCTCTGCCATCTGCTGAGGGACCGCTTCGCGAGGGCGTTGGAGGTCGTGCTCCTGCTTGACCGCGCGATTCTCCTGGAGGAAGCGGGCTTCCAGGTCGAGCTCCTCCAGCTCTTCGACCCGCGACTGTCTCCGCGCAACCTCGCGCTCATCGCGTCGCGGAGCGGGCCGACTGACATAGAGCGGCGAGCTCCTCCCGTTGGCGGGTTTAGAGACGAGGCCCCTCACGATGCCGCATTCAAGACACGCCACCGCTACCCGTAG